ACACCGACGTGATCGATGGGCCGGGGCACCGGGGTGGGCGCGGGGCCGTCGATCAGGGGGCGCTTGAGGTACTCATTCTCGAGAACCTCCCTGAACTTCTCGACACCCCAGTCCTTGACCAGGAACTTCAGCCGGGCCTTGGCGCGCAGGCGGCGGTAGCCGTAGTCGCGGAAGACCGACACGACGGCTTCCCACACGTCCGGGACCTCGTCGATCGGCACCCAGGCGCCCAGCCGCTGGCCCAGCATCGGGTTGGTGGACAGCCCGCCGCCGACCCACAGGTCGAAGCCCGGTCCGTGCTCGGGATGCTCGACCCCGATGAACGCGACGTCGTTGACCTCGTGCACGACGTCCTGCAGGCCCGAGATCGCGGTCTTGAACTTGCGCGGCAGGTTGGAGTACTCGGGCTTGCCGATGTAGCGCTTGACGATCTCGTTGATCGCGGGGGTGCCGTCGATCACCTCGTCGAGCGACTCGCCGGCCAGGGGGGATCCGAGCACGACGCGCGGGCAGTCGCCGCACGCCTCGGTGGTCTGCAGGCCGACCTCGTCGAGTCGACGCCAGATCTCGGGCATGTTCTCGACCTCGATCCAGTGGTACTGGATGTTCTCGCGGTCGGAAATGTCGGCGGTGTCACGGGCGAACTCGGTGGAGATGCCGCCGAGGGTGCGAAGCGCCTGCGTGGTCAGTGCGCCGCCGTCGCTGCGGACGCGCAGCATGAAGTACTCGTCTTCGAGCATGTCGGTGTTCTCGTCACCGGTCCAGGTGCCGTCATACCCGGGCTTACGCTGCGTGTAGAGGCCCCACCAGCGGAAACGGCCGCGCAGGTCGCCCTTGTCGATGCTGTCGAAGCCGCCGGGGGCATAGATGTTCTCGATGCGCTGCCGCACATTGAGCGGGTTGTCGTCCTTCTTGGCCTGCTCATTGGCGTTGAGAGGCTCGCGGTAGCCGAGCGCCCACTGACCCTCGCCACGGGGGCGTTTCGCGGGACGGGCAGCCTTGGGGGCCGTTTCGGTGGTGTCTGTCATGGATAGCTCCTTATGGGGAGCCGGCCTGCGGAGCGCGCGTCATCACCGGGGGCTGGACCGGTGGCGCAGATCCGGGGCCAGCTGAAGTGCTTGGTGGGCAGGTCTCCGATATCAACGCATCGTCAAGGCAGACAACAACAGCTACACACGCGCTTGAAATCGACGTGCCGGCGTGCCACCAGGGCAACGCGACGGGTCTCAAAGCGGGCGGCAGTCACGCGGCCATTGTGCCACGGACCCCCACTGACCTCCGAATCAGGCCAGATTTGCGCTCACTCTGAGCACAAGTCGGGTCTGGGACACTGGGGGGATGGTGACGACGCAGGAGCGCGTGGGCGCAGAGCCCGATTTCGCGCTGAACCCCAGTGGGCAGTTCGGGGTGTACGTGCACGTCCCGTTCTGCGCGTCGCGGTGCGGATACTGCGACTTCAACACCTACACGCCGGGGGAGTTGGGCGGCGCGACACCGGCCGGGTGGCTCGAAGCGCTGCGCAGCGAACTGGCCCTGGCCTCGCAGCGGTTGCCCGGTCCGACGGTCGACACGGTGTTCGTCGGGGGCGGCACTCCCTCGATGCTCGGGGGCGACGGCCTGGCTGAGGTGCTCGACGCCGTCCGGTCCGAGTTCACCCTCGCGCCCGACGCCGAGGTCACCACCGAGGCCAACCCGGAGTCGACGAGTCCCGGGTTCTTCACTCGCTTGCGCACCGCGGGCTACACGCGGGTGTCGCTGGGCATGCAGTCGGTCGCGCCGACGGTGCTGCGCCTGCTGGACCGCGTGCACTCGCCCGGACGGGCGCTGGATGCGGCGCGGGAGGCGCAGGATGCCGGCTTCGAACATGTGAACCTTGACCTCATCTACGGGTCACCGGGCGAGAGCGACGACGACCTGCACCGATCGGTGGACGCCGCCATCGGCGCCGGGGTCGACCACCTCTCGGCGTACGCGCTGGTGGTCGAGGACGGCACCGCGCTGGCCCGCCGGGTCCGCCGCGGTGAGGTCGCCGCACCCGACGAGGACGTGTTGGCGCGACGCTACGAACTGCTCGACACGTGGCTGGCCGACGCCGGATTCACCTGGTACGAGGTCTCCAACTGGAGTAAGCCCGGCGGCGAGTGCCGGCACAATCTGGGCTATTGGAACGGTGGCCAGTGGTGGGGTGCGGGTCCCGGTGCGCACGGCTTCGTCGGTGCCACCCGATGGTGGAATGTCAAGCACCCCAACACCTATGCGGCATTGGCTGAGAAGCGCGAACTGCCCATCGCCGATTTCGAGGTCCTCGCGCCGCGGGATCGGCACGTCGAGGATGTGCTGTTGCAGATCCGCCTGCGCTCGGGCTTGCCCACGTCACTGCTCGACGCCGATGAGCAGGCCCGCGCCGAGTCCGCGGTGGCCGCAGGCCTTCTGGTGCACGACGGCCACAATCTGGTGCTCACCGACCGCGGTCGACTGCTGGCCGACGGCGTGGTGCGCGACCTGCTGGCGGACTGACCCACCTCAGACCGACGCGCCCTCCTCCTCGGCGGCAGAGGAGATCTCATCCTCAAGCAGTTCGATGATGCGGGCGGTCACCGCGGCGGCGGTCGGATGCTCCCACAGCAGGGTCGGCGGCAGCGCGAGGCCGGTCTGCCTCTCCAGCTGCCGTCGCAGCGCCACCGTCATGATCGAGTCCACCCCGATCTCGACCAGGGGTAGTTTGGTGTCGACGTCGTCGGCGGGCAGGCCCAGTTCTCCCGCCACCGCGGTGAGCACCTGCTGCGCGACCCACTCTGCGGTGTCCATGTCCCCGGGACCGATGGGTGCTGAATCACCCTCGTCATCACCGGAATTCAGTAATGCCGCGGCGACGTCGGCCAGGATCGGCACCGACACCGCGCCGGGAAGCACGGGCAGCACGACGGGGTTGGCCTCCTCGGACCGCATCGCGATGTCGAGTGCGCGCAGGGCGTCGTCGGCGCCGATGGTGTCCATGCCCAGGGCGTCCAACTGCGCTGCCACGTAACCCGAATCCGACCCCATGCCCAGGCCGCGCCACGCGGTCCAGGCCACGCTGGTCGTGGTGTCGCCGAGTGCGCGACGGTGCCGCGCGAGGCCGTCGAGGAATGCGTTACCGCAGGCGTAGGCGCCCTGGCCGGGGAAACCGGCCAGATACCCGCACGATGAGTACAGCACCATCCAGTCCAGCTGTCCGGGCGGGAACATCGCGTGGAGTGTGAGCGCGCCATTGACTTTGGGGCGCATGGTCATTGCGATCTCGTCGATCGTGGTGTTGGCCAGGAACACCCCGGCCTCCACCCCCGCGGCGTGCACGACGCCGCGTACGGGTGGCAGTGTGGCCAAGACACCACGGAGTTCGTCCGCGGCGGTGTCGGAGGCGATGTCCACCGCCGCGACATGCACCGATACGCCACGCTCCTCAAGGGTGGACACCGCGCGGATCTGCTCCTGGTTGGCCGCACTGGCCCAGGACGACCGTTCCGGCAACCCGGACCGCGACACCAGAACCAGTCGCCGGGCACCCAGATCGGCGAGGTGCTCGGCGAGGCGCAGGCCCAGCACACCGGTGCCGCCCGTGATCAGATACGTGCCCGCGGGTGAGCACTCCAGCGCCGCGCCACCCGCGCGGGTGACGGTGGCCAGTCGCGCGACGAGCGCATCCTGTCCGCGCACCACCACGACGCCGTGTCCCGCCAACTCAGACAGCACACCCAGCGGCAGCTGTTCGGAGTCCAGGTCCAGCACACCGCCCCAGAGCAGGGGATGTTCGGCTGCAGCAACGCGGGTCAGACCCCACAGCGGTGAGCGTGCGACGTCCCCACCCTCGTGTACGCCGCGCGTGAGGGCCCAGATCCGGCCCGGGAACCCGTTCGCCAGAGCGGATGTGAGCGTGTCGAGCACTGAGGCCACCGAATCGAGAGGGGAGTCCCCGGCCGACGGGAGCACCAGCACCACGCTGTCGGAACCCAGGTCTGCGGGCAGCGCGTCGGGTGCGCACGTCAGATGACGGACCCCGGCGGCATCGAGTTCAGCACGGCACCACGAGCCCACGGCATCGTCGCCGCCGACCAGAACCACCGTGGCCGGACGTGCCGAGGCGTCGTATGGCGTTGTCTGCCAGTCGATTCGATGCACCATCCGGCCGACATCACCACTGGTGTTCTCAAGCTCCTCGAACGTCATGCCCGTGATGGACACCAGTGGCGTCCCCGTCAGGCTCGCGATCAGGACGTCGGTGCAGGTGCCCTCCGGGCGACGGCGGACATGCAGCAGCACCGAATCCGACGGGGCGGCAAGCACCTCCACCCGCTCGATCCGCGCGGGCATCCGCAGCTTCGGCGGGCCGTCGAACACCACCGAGGCCACCGACGTCGCCGCGTCAAGCAGGCCCGCCCACGTCGTGGGACTCGATCCGTCGCGTTCGGCGCGCACCTGGGCGAGGAATCCACCGTCGCCGGAGCGCAGATCGACGACCTCCCAGCCGAACCCCATCTCGGCGACACCGAGCGTGGCGAGCTTGTCCACCACGCTGTTGGGCGGCAACTGGTCGGTGTATCGGGCCCGCACCACGGCCTCGTCAAGGGGAGGCACCTCGGCGCCACCAGAGGTCGCGGTCACCGCGGTGCTGTGGGTCAGCCAACCGCCGGTTTCTGGTTCCTCCCCGAGGCCACCCCCGCGCGTCCATTCGTCGTCGACCAGACGGGTCGAGATCGCCAGCGCGCGGTCCTGCAGCACCACCTGGACATCCCGAGTGCGCCCGGGCGCGACGGGGGTCCGCAGATGCACATCGACAATCGGGTTCTGTGCGGCGGTCAGGAATGTGTTGAGCAGCACCGCGGCCGGGATGATCTCGGTGCCCTGCACGGGGTGGTTGGCGGGGTAGGGCCGCGTGGACATGTCCAGTCGGGTCTCCCACACCTGAGCGGGCACCGCGCCGGTGACCTCCAGGCGGCCGCCGAGCAGCGTGTGGCTGTCGATGTCGTGCACACCGCGCCCGGCGGGCGGAGTGCTTGGGGTGCGCCAGAATTCGCGGTGCTGCCACTGCGTGCCGGGCAGGTCGGCCCAGGACGACGAGGCGGTGAATCCGTGCTCAACGGGGGCGCCGTGGCAGTGCAGCGCCGCGACCGCCGCGGCGACCGAGCGCCGCGTGGGTTGATCGCGCCGCAGCACACCGATCGCGGCGTGCTCGTCTGCGCCGAGGTGCAGCAGGGTCTCGACCACGGAGTGCGACACCACGG
The DNA window shown above is from Mycolicibacterium confluentis and carries:
- a CDS encoding Ms4527A family Cys-rich leader peptide encodes the protein MTAARFETRRVALVARRHVDFKRVCSCCCLP
- a CDS encoding type I polyketide synthase; the encoded protein is MNNGSSEHLSPIAIIGLGCRLAGDVTTPEAFWDFLLDGRSAVREVPAERWEPYLRRDPRNAAVLKDTTPFGTFLDDLAGFDAEFFGVSPREAELMDPQQRLALEVSWEALEHAGVPPRSLGGSDTAVLMGVNSDDYGKLLMEDLPGIEAWTGIGTSLCGVANRVSHLLDLRGPSVALDAACAASLVAVHQACQLLRAGETSLALAGGVSALIGPGLTRVLDVAGATAPDGRCKTFDASADGYGRGEGAAVVVLKRLEDAVRDGDRVLAVVRGGAVAQDGRTVGIMSPNGAAQADLFRLACATSSVDPAGVDFLEAHGTGTPTGDPVEITALSEVYGAARPAGDPAMVGSVKPNTGHLEGGAGVVGLIKAVLALHHEAIPPTAGVRTLTPAVDWATSGLRVPVEVQPWPRRRDRPRRAAVCSYGYGGTIAHVLLEEAPAAQARVSPTSTAPAVIPLSARSETRLAAQAAAVAEHLSDLPAPLEQIAATSWVRRTHEPVRAAVIAEDADELRHGLEVLATDGRDPAVVRGTPVPGASAGAVWVFSGHGSHWPLMGRELLASEPAFAAVLDIVDPIFGAELGFSAREALTTGELGGTDRVQALTFAMQVGLAAVLRERGVTPAAVIGHSVGEVAACVTAGVFDLAQGAAVACYRARGFRRVMGEGAMALVPLPFDEVAQSLGERADVVAAISASATSTVVSGRSAAVDEVAAQWSADGLMVRRVRTDVAFHSPAMDSLTADLARLTGALPPSRPAQVPLYTTALADPRSTAPRDPAYWVANLRDRVRFAEAVTAAAEDGHRLFLEVSAHPVVSHSVVETLLHLGADEHAAIGVLRRDQPTRRSVAAAVAALHCHGAPVEHGFTASSSWADLPGTQWQHREFWRTPSTPPAGRGVHDIDSHTLLGGRLEVTGAVPAQVWETRLDMSTRPYPANHPVQGTEIIPAAVLLNTFLTAAQNPIVDVHLRTPVAPGRTRDVQVVLQDRALAISTRLVDDEWTRGGGLGEEPETGGWLTHSTAVTATSGGAEVPPLDEAVVRARYTDQLPPNSVVDKLATLGVAEMGFGWEVVDLRSGDGGFLAQVRAERDGSSPTTWAGLLDAATSVASVVFDGPPKLRMPARIERVEVLAAPSDSVLLHVRRRPEGTCTDVLIASLTGTPLVSITGMTFEELENTSGDVGRMVHRIDWQTTPYDASARPATVVLVGGDDAVGSWCRAELDAAGVRHLTCAPDALPADLGSDSVVLVLPSAGDSPLDSVASVLDTLTSALANGFPGRIWALTRGVHEGGDVARSPLWGLTRVAAAEHPLLWGGVLDLDSEQLPLGVLSELAGHGVVVVRGQDALVARLATVTRAGGAALECSPAGTYLITGGTGVLGLRLAEHLADLGARRLVLVSRSGLPERSSWASAANQEQIRAVSTLEERGVSVHVAAVDIASDTAADELRGVLATLPPVRGVVHAAGVEAGVFLANTTIDEIAMTMRPKVNGALTLHAMFPPGQLDWMVLYSSCGYLAGFPGQGAYACGNAFLDGLARHRRALGDTTTSVAWTAWRGLGMGSDSGYVAAQLDALGMDTIGADDALRALDIAMRSEEANPVVLPVLPGAVSVPILADVAAALLNSGDDEGDSAPIGPGDMDTAEWVAQQVLTAVAGELGLPADDVDTKLPLVEIGVDSIMTVALRRQLERQTGLALPPTLLWEHPTAAAVTARIIELLEDEISSAAEEEGASV
- the hemW gene encoding radical SAM family heme chaperone HemW, translating into MVTTQERVGAEPDFALNPSGQFGVYVHVPFCASRCGYCDFNTYTPGELGGATPAGWLEALRSELALASQRLPGPTVDTVFVGGGTPSMLGGDGLAEVLDAVRSEFTLAPDAEVTTEANPESTSPGFFTRLRTAGYTRVSLGMQSVAPTVLRLLDRVHSPGRALDAAREAQDAGFEHVNLDLIYGSPGESDDDLHRSVDAAIGAGVDHLSAYALVVEDGTALARRVRRGEVAAPDEDVLARRYELLDTWLADAGFTWYEVSNWSKPGGECRHNLGYWNGGQWWGAGPGAHGFVGATRWWNVKHPNTYAALAEKRELPIADFEVLAPRDRHVEDVLLQIRLRSGLPTSLLDADEQARAESAVAAGLLVHDGHNLVLTDRGRLLADGVVRDLLAD
- a CDS encoding nitrite/sulfite reductase; its protein translation is MTDTTETAPKAARPAKRPRGEGQWALGYREPLNANEQAKKDDNPLNVRQRIENIYAPGGFDSIDKGDLRGRFRWWGLYTQRKPGYDGTWTGDENTDMLEDEYFMLRVRSDGGALTTQALRTLGGISTEFARDTADISDRENIQYHWIEVENMPEIWRRLDEVGLQTTEACGDCPRVVLGSPLAGESLDEVIDGTPAINEIVKRYIGKPEYSNLPRKFKTAISGLQDVVHEVNDVAFIGVEHPEHGPGFDLWVGGGLSTNPMLGQRLGAWVPIDEVPDVWEAVVSVFRDYGYRRLRAKARLKFLVKDWGVEKFREVLENEYLKRPLIDGPAPTPVPRPIDHVGVQKLKNGLNAVGVAPIAGRVSGTILTKVADLAEAAGSNRVRFTPYQKLIVLDVPDDKLDELRAGLDALGLPSTPSHWRRNLMACTGIEFCKLSFAETRVRAQSLVPDLEKRLEDINAQLDVPVTVNINGCPNSCARIQIADIGFKGQMVDDGNGPEEGFQVHLGGSLGLDSGFGRKLRQHKVLSSELGDYIERVVRNFVKQREDGERFAQWAVRADEADLR